From the Jilunia laotingensis genome, the window TAAGGATGTTTTCCTCACCGGAAACATTTCTTTCGGAGAGGTAGGAAACCCCTCTCCAACGAACGTACTTTATCTGGGGGATGGAACCGGCAAGTTTACGGCCTATAAACTGCCTGATAGCGGAGCATACCACATGGGAGCTGCCCACTATATCAAAACAGCGAATGATAAAGCAATCATTGCCACTACGGGGTCTGTAACAGATGCGGAGTGGTGGAATCCGGGCTTTAATCTCGGATTGAAAAGCAATCTGAAGACCTCTCTGCATGAATTGTCTTTCGATGCCGATGGAAAGCCTGTGTGGACTTTGGTGAAAGAGCTGGAGGACGGAGTTTGCGGTGTAGGTGTCGGACTTCACGTATACGATTTCGATAAAGATGGTAATTACGATGTCTTGATTTCCGGCTGGATCGGTTTGCCCGATACGGAAGCTGAAGTGATCAGTGAATACGGTTCAAGTACTCAAGTTATCTATTGGGGAGACGGAAACGGAAACTTTACTCGTAAAACACATGTGGATAATGGACTGGCACCAGTTGCCGATGGTGGTTCTGTCGTTGCCGACCTGAATGGTGACGGGTATCCGGATGTGGTTTCCGTAACCGGTAAATCGGGAAAATGTTGGAACGATGCCGCTAATCTTGAAAAGAAAGGAGATGGAAGCGGAGTCTTTGTATCGATCAATAACAAGAACCGTACGTTTACCACCACTACTTTGGTGAAATCTGAGAACAAGGACGGATTGTATTTCACCAGTGAAGGCTCTCGTGTACAGGTAGGCGATTTCAATAATGACGGTGCTATCGATATCTGGTTCGGGAACAATGACCAGGTGTCTTCCGATCCCTGGAGATACAGAGGAGGATTTTTCCTGAATGACGGGAAAGGCAATTTCACGGCTCACAATAAGGATGTTGCCGGCAAAGATGTGACTCCACTTGGAGTTGAAAGAGCAACTCCGGTAGTGGCTGATTTCAATCAGGATGGAAATCTCGATTTGTGGTATAACACCTGGTTGCCGACAACCGATCTGGACGATGCGAGCAAAGCTAATAATCTGCAGGCATTGGTAGGCGTATTGCAGTTAGGTGATGGAAAAGGCGGTTTCAGCACTCATATATTCAAAGGAGAAATGGGCGTGGCTGAATCTACACCGACAATGACAGGTTATTACCAACGCTGGTGTGCATTGAAGACTCCTGTCTATGCTATGGCCGATTTCAATAATGACGGTGTGCCCGATGTGGTAGCTACTTCTGGCGATGCCCATAATACTGATTTCAAGGGATTGACTTATGTTGCAGGTGCTGCCGCCCATTCGGACAAAGCCGTGAAGCTGCCTGAAGATAATAAACTGGGTAATTTTACAGGTATTCAGCAATCTGTAAATGAGAAGAATGTGACGGTTAATTATCAGAATGGCCGGTTGACCGTATCCGGAGCTGACGGAAGAAAAGTGAATGTATATTCCGTTGCCGGTTCGTTGACAAATACGTTTACGGCAGAAGGCGATGTCTATACAGTGAACATCAATTTGGCCAAAGGATTTTATGTGGTAGCTGCCGGAGATTTCAGGCAGACGATTATTGCACAGTAATATTTTGAGCTTTTACCGGACAAAACGGCTTTATCCCGTTTTGTCCGGATGCTCTTCTATCTAAATAATAGTTTATATGAGAAAAAGAACAGGTTTCATTATTGCAATGTTGTTATTTGCAGGGTATGGTGTTCATGCGGAGGAGACGGACGACCTTTACGTTGTGCCGAGAGTGGTGGAGAAGAAATGGACAAATTTCAATCTATCCGATGTTCGCCTTCTGGATGGAAGTTATTTTAAGAAGATGCAGGATCAACATTTGAATTATCTGCTTTCCCTCGATCCGGAACGTTTGCTCAACAATGTTTTGCGTGGAGGGGATATTCCTACATCTGCTGCAAACTACGGCGGATGGCAGCACGACAATGGTAATGGGTTTTCCAATTATATGGCGGGATGCGCCATGATGTATGCCTCCACTGGGGACGTACGTCTGCTGGAACGCATAAAGTGGATGATCGACCAGATTGCCGTTTGCCAGGAGAAAGAGAATTTGGATGGCTTTTTCTATTTCGGACGCAGTAAAGGAGCCGCCTCATATAATGCATTGATGGCAGCTACGGGAAATGGCGTATATCCCGTTAACAACGGGGAGGACTTTTACACGAATTCTGCCATGGCGGGAATGGCTTTTTACCAGTTGCACCGCATATTCTACGGAATACGGGATGTTTATTATTATACCGGCTATGAGAAAGCAAAAACCGTCTTCGTGAAATGCATGGAGTGGGCTTGTAAATGGACGGACCTCATTCCGGAAGATGCACAACTCCAGATGGCGCTTGAGGCAGAACACGGAGGGATGACCGAGTTGTTCGTCGATGCATATGCGCTGACCGGCAATAAGCGTTTCATTGATAATGCCGAAAGATGGGTTCACAGCCTTAACTTCAGGGATCAGATGGCAAAAGGAAACGATGTGTTGACTTCCCGTCATGCCAATGTATACGATCCAAAATACATGGGATTGATCCGTGACTATGAGTTTACGGGGAATGAACAAAACCGCGATGCGGCACTCAATACGTGGGATATCGTGGTCAATCATCATGTACTTTCAATGGGAGGCCACGGAAGATGGGAACGTTACGGAGAACCGGGGAAATTTTTGGATCAGTTGGCTAATACTTCCACCGAAACCTGTTGCACGAATAATATGTTGCGGTTTACCAAGGCCATGTTTTCTGTTTTTGGTGACGGCAAGTATCTCGATTTTTATGAAAAAGCCTTATATAACCATATTCTGGCTTCTAAAGATCCCGATAATCAGTCGGTTGGCGGTGGGTTCTGCTATTATCAGTCGTTGATGCCGGGGCAATGTCGTAAATATATGGACGATAACAGCTTTTACTGCTGTTGGGAGACGGGACTCGAAAATCATTCCAAATATGGAGAAGCGATCTATTTCCATAACGATGACGATATCTTGGTTAATTTATACATACCTTCCACGCTGGAATATGAAGATAGAGGTTTTTCTATGCGAATGGAAGGGGATTATCCGTTGGAGAATGAGATAAAATTGACAATTCTAAAAAATCAGGACTTCAATGGTACTATTCGATTCAGATGCCCGCAATGGATGGATGCCTCACGTGTGAATATAACAGTGAATGGACAAACACAAAAAGTCAATATAGAATCCGGAAAGTTTATAAATATCCGGCAAGCTTGGAAAGCCGGAGATGTAATAGTACTGTCAATGCCCGTTGAGCTGCGTTATGAACCGTCGGAAGAGCCGAATGTGGTGAGCCTGTTTTACGGACCTCTTGTGATCGTTCCCAACTTGGGTGCTGTGGCTTCCGGAGATTATGTCAGCAATGTGTGGGATCAGCAAGGAGATACGCAGATCGATAAGTTCCCGGATTTCCCTAACTTCACTCAGTCGAAAGAAGAGCTTTCCACATGGATGAAGAGAAAAGAAGGTACATTGGAATTTACTGCACAGGGGGCGGATCAGACTTATAATTTTGTGCCGTTTTATCAAGCCAACCACATGAGAACCTCAGTTTACCAACGTTTCACAGGTGAGAAAGACAAGAAATGGGAAAACAATTATGTCCCGGATCGGATCATTTTTAATGTAAATGAGACAGAACATGCATATGGCGGGCGAACATCACTTGAAAAGAATTATAACCGTTATTACCGTCATGTTGACAAGGGACGTAGCTTGTCTTACACTTTGAAACTTTCGGAAACATCCGGTACTCAGCATTGGATAGCTATCAAGCACCAGGGATGGGAAACGGAAGAAGTGGGCGATTACGAAGTTTATATCGATGATGCACTTATCGGCAGTATCGGGGCTTGTGAAAAATTGAAGCAATTCACTTATCCTACCAATTTTTTCAAAATACCCCTTGATCTGACTAAAGGAAAGTCGGAAGTGAGACTGAAAATCCTGCAAAAAGACCGGGCGATGAACTATTATGGCATTGAGATCGTAACTGATAAATACTTGGAAGAATTTTATCCGGAGACGAAATATGCGTATGAGTCGTCTCTGCCGGCAACGAGACTGGAAGCTGAGGCTTCCCAGCCTCATGAGTCGAACCGTACCTTTGACGGACTGAGTTCATCCGGAGCCTATGTATCACGTCTAAGTACCTATCTTCAATTCAATAATGTTTTTGTGAAGAAAGGAGGAACGTATCACTTGTCGGTATGCTACCGGGGGAGTGCGAGTCTCAGATATAATGTGACTGTGAATGATGTAGTGACTGAAGTTAAATACCCGTCAACGAACGGTGAATGGCAAACTTACACTTCCGAAATTGAGTTGAGAGAAGGATTTAATACGATCCATTTAGCACCTACCACCGTACGTACCCCATATGATGTGGATTACATCGAATTGCAACCGGCCGGTTCGTCTGCACTTGGAACGATCTTGTCCGATTGGCAACGGTTCTCTGTCTATCCTAATCCTTGTTCGGATTTTGCATATTTTAAAACGACAGCCGATTGGGTAGGAGTAATTTCAATAAGGGATATGCAAGGAAAATTGCTTTATTCGTTTAACTATCCCAATCAGAATAAATTAGAGGTAAACGGACTTTCCAACGGGGTTTATATGGTGTCTTTCGATGACGGGAAAGACCATAACACCACTAAGTTGGTTGTTTATAAATAATCAGCTGGACGATAAGGTAATAGTAGCTAATATAATATTTTTTTGAGGATAAGGATTGTTTTGCAGGTTATGTTTATGCAGGAGAACCTATTATTAAAAGACTAAATAATAGGTTCTTCTGCTATATTATGATCTATACAGTAGGCTATGCATTTGGCTCTTACTATCCAATATATGTGAAAATTCTTCAATCCATTGATTAGTAGGTTCATCAATGGGTGCAATATCTCTTCTTTTCAAACATATTGTTTCAACCAAAGCAATTAACCATATCTTACCTACTTCATTATAGTCTAAACTATGTTGTTCTATTTGGCTGAAGACCCAAGTCTTGAAATCAACAATGTGAATTTTTACATTATGAGTCATTTCGAGTTCTTCTACTCTGGTTATGATCTCTTCTTTCAAGTTTGGAGTAGCATCTGTAACAAAACCGACATTCTCTGCAATAGGATGAAAATTTAATTTCTCATGTAATTCTTCTAGTTCATCTCTAAGATATGCCTTCCCAAATTTAGCGTCCCATGATTCAATGATATCATTCCCATTGTTCGAATAACTTAATTCTATATCACCAATATTCCCATGTTTTTTATTTGCTGATCGCATTTGAGATAATGGAACTAAATATCCTGCAAGACATTTCTTAGTATTTAAAGCCTGAAACAACGAGTGCATAGCTATCTCAAGGATTCGTGCAGAGTATGTTGAATCATTGATGAAATCGCAAATAACTTTAAATATATCCTCAAAAGTTGGATTAGACAACAAATATTTCTCTGTCTTTTGTAAAAGGCAATCGGCAATTCTTTTAAACGATTCTGATTTTTTTATTAACTGTGTTATTAAAAATCTTAAGCCGGCCTCTGCATCTAGTTCTCCATTTTCCATCAAATCAACTAAAGTCAACCACTCCTCTCTTCCTCCCTTAATTGCAGCTTTATAAAGTTTTGAATATGGATAGTTTTCAGCCAATGAGCGAGTCATCATAAAGCCGTCTGCATTTAAACGTAAAAGTTCATATTTACGTAATACAGGGGTGATGAAATTTTTATCCAATACTCTCATTGCAATTCCTTCACTCCAAGAAAAACTTCCGCTTTGAGTGCTTCCTTTATGTAACCGAATGGATTGTTGAGGACTTAAAGATTTTATAGTTAATTGTAAGACAGACAGTCCGACAATAGCTCTACCGACTTCACTTGTCACAGAATTGACCAATTTCTCCAAAACATTCTTATGCTCTTGACATAAGACATCATGATTAATATTTGGAATATAACATTCTTTTATTAAATGTTCCAAATATCCATGTTCTAACTGGCTCTTTACATATTGAGAACGCCTTTTAGCCTCGATGGACAACTTGCCTTCGTCGTATTGATGTACAGACCCATCACTGTCGTATAAAATACTTTTGCCTTGAAGGATCACCAAATATGGTTCGTTTATTTCATTCATAATGATTTATTTAATTGTATGCTTAGAGGGTTTAAAGTCGGAAATCTGTATGGAATAAGATAATAATCCTCTTTTATTTCCGGATTTGTTTTCGTGTTTCTTATTTCAAAACCAATGTTCTTTAACTCTCTAAAAAACAAAAGTAGTTCATTTTTCTCAATATGAAAGTATTGTGTGAAAAAATCGATGGGTTCAATTTTACCAATGGGAGTATCTTCATATAGCATTGAAATAATCTTCCACATACTTTTATTTTGTGTAGGCTTCTTGTGAAAAATTATATTGTAGTCTATTTCATTCTTATATTGATAATATCCTGCAAATTGTACCAGATCTACTTTTATATTATGTTCTGACAAAGAGTCCTCAAAAGCTTTCCACAGGGCTGTGTAATCCTTTAAGATATATGAATTTGAAGTTAATTCAATCTTTTTTACTTTTTTGAAAAGTGTGTCATTCCTTTGAGAATAAATATTTATTTCAATTTTTGGTGTACGAGATTGAGTCTTATTACGCAAATTAATTCTCCAAATTTCTTCCTCTAATTCGATCTTAATTGTGTATTCTCCGTTCCTGTCAACTTTTACCCATTCAAAATTATCTTTTAAATCGGCCGAATATTGTATATGCTTTTCTATTGAGGTCGTTTCTACATCAATAGTCGTTATTGCCTCCTTTGCCTTGATAAGGTAAGCATTGGTCTTTTCGCGTTTTAACTTTCTAAAAGATAATGTATCAGAGTCATTTAAATATTTTAAATCGAAAGGTAATTCTATATCAAAAACTTGATTTAAAAGTGCTAAACCCAAAATTCTTGCAAATTGCGGAGGAACCGAATTGCCAATTTGTTTTTGCCCAATTGCATAATTTCCGACAAATTCATAATCGTCTGGGAAAGTTTGTAACCTTTTCAGTTCACTAATTGTAAACCGTCGATTGCACCAATGGAAGGGACCTGTATATTG encodes:
- a CDS encoding FG-GAP repeat domain-containing protein, whose product is MKKLLLLSGLCLSACMMNAQTIVDSQAELEKLFVEAPFNFSDPLDDGGGDAWFANGLNVPVIAADFNGDGNKDVFLTGNISFGEVGNPSPTNVLYLGDGTGKFTAYKLPDSGAYHMGAAHYIKTANDKAIIATTGSVTDAEWWNPGFNLGLKSNLKTSLHELSFDADGKPVWTLVKELEDGVCGVGVGLHVYDFDKDGNYDVLISGWIGLPDTEAEVISEYGSSTQVIYWGDGNGNFTRKTHVDNGLAPVADGGSVVADLNGDGYPDVVSVTGKSGKCWNDAANLEKKGDGSGVFVSINNKNRTFTTTTLVKSENKDGLYFTSEGSRVQVGDFNNDGAIDIWFGNNDQVSSDPWRYRGGFFLNDGKGNFTAHNKDVAGKDVTPLGVERATPVVADFNQDGNLDLWYNTWLPTTDLDDASKANNLQALVGVLQLGDGKGGFSTHIFKGEMGVAESTPTMTGYYQRWCALKTPVYAMADFNNDGVPDVVATSGDAHNTDFKGLTYVAGAAAHSDKAVKLPEDNKLGNFTGIQQSVNEKNVTVNYQNGRLTVSGADGRKVNVYSVAGSLTNTFTAEGDVYTVNINLAKGFYVVAAGDFRQTIIAQ
- a CDS encoding beta-L-arabinofuranosidase domain-containing protein, which gives rise to MRKRTGFIIAMLLFAGYGVHAEETDDLYVVPRVVEKKWTNFNLSDVRLLDGSYFKKMQDQHLNYLLSLDPERLLNNVLRGGDIPTSAANYGGWQHDNGNGFSNYMAGCAMMYASTGDVRLLERIKWMIDQIAVCQEKENLDGFFYFGRSKGAASYNALMAATGNGVYPVNNGEDFYTNSAMAGMAFYQLHRIFYGIRDVYYYTGYEKAKTVFVKCMEWACKWTDLIPEDAQLQMALEAEHGGMTELFVDAYALTGNKRFIDNAERWVHSLNFRDQMAKGNDVLTSRHANVYDPKYMGLIRDYEFTGNEQNRDAALNTWDIVVNHHVLSMGGHGRWERYGEPGKFLDQLANTSTETCCTNNMLRFTKAMFSVFGDGKYLDFYEKALYNHILASKDPDNQSVGGGFCYYQSLMPGQCRKYMDDNSFYCCWETGLENHSKYGEAIYFHNDDDILVNLYIPSTLEYEDRGFSMRMEGDYPLENEIKLTILKNQDFNGTIRFRCPQWMDASRVNITVNGQTQKVNIESGKFINIRQAWKAGDVIVLSMPVELRYEPSEEPNVVSLFYGPLVIVPNLGAVASGDYVSNVWDQQGDTQIDKFPDFPNFTQSKEELSTWMKRKEGTLEFTAQGADQTYNFVPFYQANHMRTSVYQRFTGEKDKKWENNYVPDRIIFNVNETEHAYGGRTSLEKNYNRYYRHVDKGRSLSYTLKLSETSGTQHWIAIKHQGWETEEVGDYEVYIDDALIGSIGACEKLKQFTYPTNFFKIPLDLTKGKSEVRLKILQKDRAMNYYGIEIVTDKYLEEFYPETKYAYESSLPATRLEAEASQPHESNRTFDGLSSSGAYVSRLSTYLQFNNVFVKKGGTYHLSVCYRGSASLRYNVTVNDVVTEVKYPSTNGEWQTYTSEIELREGFNTIHLAPTTVRTPYDVDYIELQPAGSSALGTILSDWQRFSVYPNPCSDFAYFKTTADWVGVISIRDMQGKLLYSFNYPNQNKLEVNGLSNGVYMVSFDDGKDHNTTKLVVYK
- a CDS encoding DNA cytosine methyltransferase; its protein translation is MKEKQLRLFELEERNSYSLLCQKFANRDFLTPDEFGYHVRNWSRTKGIKINTLSLFSGAGGLDIGFEDVGFNIIESVEIEQKFVQTALLNQGKGKYYCNTKINCANIRDYSPNQNIKIDFIIGGPPCQSFSSAGRRVAGVRGINDDRGTLFQEYVRILKELQPRGFLFENVYGLLGAQGGDAIKQIVQAFKEVGYKLSYRVLDTADYGVPQHRERLIIVGLKDKYFKLPKPTHGPDSKDIPFFNAANALEGLTIEEKASQLGGKFGHLLKEIPPGLNYSFFTEKMGHPNPIFAWRSKFSDFLYKADPTTPIRTLKASGGQYTGPFHWCNRRFTISELKRLQTFPDDYEFVGNYAIGQKQIGNSVPPQFARILGLALLNQVFDIELPFDLKYLNDSDTLSFRKLKREKTNAYLIKAKEAITTIDVETTSIEKHIQYSADLKDNFEWVKVDRNGEYTIKIELEEEIWRINLRNKTQSRTPKIEINIYSQRNDTLFKKVKKIELTSNSYILKDYTALWKAFEDSLSEHNIKVDLVQFAGYYQYKNEIDYNIIFHKKPTQNKSMWKIISMLYEDTPIGKIEPIDFFTQYFHIEKNELLLFFRELKNIGFEIRNTKTNPEIKEDYYLIPYRFPTLNPLSIQLNKSL